One stretch of Fictibacillus sp. b24 DNA includes these proteins:
- a CDS encoding YlbE-like family protein codes for MRRELLEYLNTRPDLKYYIREKPEWYRKLSRNPFSVSELEEGAKVFYGRTFGQRVDRFHQQLQNFGLLMELISVMGEVKQDDAPFPNDFQPIQDPLNNGE; via the coding sequence GTGCGAAGAGAATTATTAGAATATTTAAATACGAGGCCAGATCTTAAATATTACATTAGAGAAAAGCCTGAATGGTATAGAAAGCTGAGTCGAAACCCTTTTTCAGTTTCTGAACTGGAAGAGGGTGCAAAAGTATTTTATGGTCGCACATTCGGTCAGAGAGTTGATCGTTTTCATCAGCAGCTGCAAAACTTTGGGCTTCTTATGGAACTGATCTCAGTAATGGGCGAAGTGAAACAAGATGATGCTCCGTTCCCAAATGATTTTCAGCCCATTCAAGACCCATTAAATAATGGGGAATGA
- the ylbD gene encoding spore coat protein YlbD yields MVKTDIESFKEFVHKHPELIREVQKNKRPWKEVYQDWIVLGEEHESWNQYAKEKTEDKAKDKKQEERSHTQNARTDLTVGDIVAGLSKLQITDVQKYLSQFGSLMDAVQELLQQFNNQSDRSNQLPENRMNDYPSYKD; encoded by the coding sequence GTGGTAAAGACTGATATTGAAAGTTTCAAGGAATTTGTGCATAAACATCCTGAATTAATTAGGGAAGTTCAAAAGAATAAAAGGCCCTGGAAGGAAGTTTATCAGGATTGGATTGTTTTAGGGGAAGAACACGAGAGCTGGAATCAGTATGCAAAAGAAAAAACAGAAGATAAAGCAAAAGATAAAAAACAAGAGGAACGTTCTCATACACAAAATGCAAGAACCGATCTCACTGTAGGAGATATTGTTGCTGGTTTGAGCAAACTTCAAATCACGGACGTACAAAAATATTTATCGCAATTTGGAAGTCTTATGGACGCCGTTCAAGAACTATTACAGCAATTTAACAATCAGTCTGACAGATCGAACCAGCTGCCGGAAAATAGAATGAACGATTATCCTTCTTACAAAGATTAA
- a CDS encoding PaaI family thioesterase, giving the protein MDIKKEWIEFIENSTEQEQKAMKLFLNSLQAKREKTSLTHIASLLQLKTKRINEHILEMEMPNSPLLDNSIGIVHGGLTATLLDTAMGTMASLVPGNKRGAVTVELKVDFLTPGVGETFICRAEVVHNGRQLVRMDGKVRNEKDVLIASATGTFFKLSE; this is encoded by the coding sequence TTGGATATTAAAAAAGAGTGGATCGAGTTTATAGAGAACAGTACAGAACAAGAACAAAAGGCCATGAAACTATTTTTAAACAGTCTGCAGGCAAAAAGAGAAAAAACAAGTCTTACACATATTGCTTCTTTATTACAGCTGAAAACGAAAAGGATCAATGAACATATACTTGAGATGGAGATGCCTAATTCTCCCCTTTTAGATAATTCAATTGGGATCGTGCATGGCGGGCTGACTGCTACTCTGTTAGATACAGCGATGGGCACTATGGCGAGTCTAGTACCAGGTAATAAAAGAGGGGCAGTTACAGTTGAGCTAAAAGTAGACTTTTTAACACCTGGAGTTGGCGAAACATTCATTTGCCGAGCTGAAGTGGTTCATAACGGCAGACAATTAGTCCGGATGGATGGAAAAGTTAGAAACGAAAAAGACGTATTGATCGCTTCTGCTACAGGTACGTTCTTTAAACTATCTGAATAA
- a CDS encoding CAP domain-containing protein yields the protein MRGLVTFFLSVLILIGIFFYDLLPEFSLQEQKPKTKIEYIEESVKIPDDAVSNWIGKDIAAFEKQWGEPERIDPSSYGYEWYIYGNKSPKGYLQAGVENGKVVTLFVIGSEVNTNPFTIGEDSNKIIQKYPIESDITINDGEDFFRFELSEQEIMLRPLIKVGEKVWVQLYFDKFTNKLSSVRYTTSDVLLRQRPYSIVYRGDLPPVQPLTEEKQKEVDQSEEQQVFELTNIIRLKYDKNPLEWDELTSEVAFLHSKDMLTQQYFSHESKDGRTLSDRLQEKEVKFLQAGENIAANYTDAAAAVEGWLNSEGHRNTMLNDEYTHLGVGVDNKYYTQNFLVPMK from the coding sequence ATGCGAGGATTGGTTACTTTTTTCCTATCCGTACTTATTTTAATCGGAATATTTTTTTATGATCTGTTGCCGGAATTTTCTCTTCAAGAACAAAAACCTAAAACGAAAATTGAATACATAGAAGAGTCTGTGAAAATTCCAGATGATGCAGTGTCTAATTGGATAGGCAAAGATATAGCTGCATTTGAAAAACAGTGGGGTGAACCTGAAAGGATTGATCCATCAAGTTATGGATACGAATGGTATATCTATGGAAATAAAAGTCCAAAAGGGTACTTACAAGCAGGTGTGGAAAACGGAAAAGTAGTTACCTTGTTTGTCATTGGCTCTGAAGTCAATACAAATCCATTTACTATTGGTGAAGATTCAAACAAAATCATTCAGAAATACCCGATCGAAAGCGATATTACAATTAATGATGGAGAAGATTTTTTTAGATTTGAACTGTCTGAACAAGAGATTATGCTGAGACCTTTAATCAAAGTAGGAGAAAAAGTTTGGGTCCAGTTATATTTTGACAAGTTTACTAACAAATTATCAAGTGTCAGGTACACCACTTCAGATGTTCTATTAAGGCAAAGACCCTATTCAATCGTTTATCGCGGAGATCTGCCGCCTGTTCAGCCATTAACGGAAGAAAAGCAGAAGGAAGTGGATCAATCAGAGGAACAGCAAGTATTTGAGCTAACTAACATCATTAGACTTAAATACGATAAAAACCCGCTAGAGTGGGATGAATTAACGTCAGAAGTTGCTTTTCTGCACTCTAAGGATATGCTGACCCAACAATATTTTTCACATGAAAGTAAAGATGGCAGGACGTTATCTGATAGGCTGCAGGAAAAAGAAGTGAAATTTTTACAAGCGGGAGAAAACATAGCAGCAAACTACACGGATGCAGCAGCGGCTGTAGAAGGCTGGTTGAACAGCGAAGGCCACCGAAATACGATGTTAAATGATGAATATACTCACTTAGGTGTTGGGGTAGACAATAAATATTACACTCAAAATTTTTTAGTTCCGATGAAGTAA
- a CDS encoding CBS domain-containing protein — translation MKKISDIMTKNVDFVTPQDNVYEVAVKMKNDNVGVIPVCENDQVIGVITDRDIVIRGVAEKRPGSAKVTDVMSEHLYTGSADMSVQEAAELMADKQIRRLPIVENNKLIGIISLGDLSLSKESNSAAGHTLSEVSDQRDQIQ, via the coding sequence TTGAAGAAAATAAGCGATATTATGACAAAAAATGTAGACTTTGTTACGCCACAAGACAATGTGTACGAAGTAGCTGTTAAGATGAAGAACGACAACGTAGGCGTTATCCCTGTCTGTGAAAACGATCAGGTAATAGGTGTAATCACAGACCGTGACATCGTAATTAGAGGGGTTGCTGAAAAGCGTCCTGGTTCAGCTAAGGTTACAGACGTTATGAGTGAACATTTATATACAGGGTCAGCAGACATGAGTGTTCAAGAAGCTGCTGAACTCATGGCAGATAAGCAAATAAGAAGATTACCTATCGTTGAAAATAATAAACTCATCGGTATTATCTCTTTAGGAGACTTATCCTTATCTAAGGAAAGTAATTCTGCTGCAGGCCATACGTTATCGGAAGTTTCCGATCAAAGAGATCAAATACAATAA
- a CDS encoding YugN family protein yields MKFEESGLNGKVIEFSLLEHVMDSHGMIRAGQWDYDRITYDYKFEDMTNGDVYYFRFPCHVIEAETETPHAKVELGTPYLGKHYYPHGVEYDEEFPKHVVKQCNKLIEALHSELHV; encoded by the coding sequence ATGAAATTTGAAGAAAGCGGCTTAAACGGGAAGGTTATTGAATTCTCACTTTTAGAACATGTGATGGATAGCCATGGAATGATCCGTGCTGGCCAATGGGATTATGACCGAATTACATACGATTACAAATTTGAAGATATGACAAATGGTGATGTTTATTATTTCCGATTCCCATGTCATGTTATTGAAGCAGAAACAGAAACACCTCACGCAAAGGTTGAACTTGGTACACCATATTTAGGAAAACACTATTATCCACATGGTGTTGAATATGACGAAGAATTTCCTAAGCACGTTGTAAAACAATGCAACAAATTAATTGAAGCGCTGCATAGCGAATTGCACGTATAA
- a CDS encoding nucleotidyltransferase domain-containing protein, with protein MRISARQAAKKFIESHYPNCEVAYLAGSVVRGEETESSDLDIIIIDSSVGESYRESLTEYDWPIEVFVHNMFTYKNYFKQNIDRARPSLPQMCAEGIILCDKGQASRIKNEALQLLKAGPTPWKTVEIEQARYHLTDLLNDLEGSTNALEDLFIVSKLADRTHEFVLRVNGHWIGEGKWILRALKEFNETFAEQFAFVFDDYYSSRSKTGVIQFVDEVIAPYGGRLFEGYSSHPTNRAAE; from the coding sequence ATGAGAATCAGCGCCAGACAAGCAGCCAAAAAATTTATAGAGTCTCACTATCCGAACTGTGAAGTCGCCTATTTGGCTGGAAGTGTTGTTAGAGGAGAAGAAACGGAAAGCTCAGATTTAGATATTATTATTATTGATAGTTCGGTAGGTGAATCATATCGTGAATCACTTACAGAGTATGATTGGCCGATAGAAGTTTTCGTTCATAATATGTTTACATACAAAAACTACTTTAAACAAAATATAGATCGAGCAAGACCATCTCTTCCGCAAATGTGTGCAGAAGGTATTATTTTATGTGATAAAGGACAAGCTTCACGAATTAAAAATGAAGCACTTCAATTATTAAAAGCAGGACCTACTCCGTGGAAAACGGTTGAGATCGAACAAGCGCGCTATCATTTGACAGATCTTCTGAACGACCTAGAAGGCTCAACAAATGCTCTTGAAGATTTATTTATCGTTTCCAAGCTTGCAGACCGCACACATGAATTTGTATTGCGTGTTAACGGACATTGGATTGGCGAAGGGAAATGGATTCTTAGAGCTTTAAAAGAATTCAATGAAACATTTGCTGAACAATTTGCTTTTGTATTTGATGATTATTATTCAAGTCGTTCGAAAACAGGAGTTATCCAATTTGTTGATGAAGTAATCGCTCCATATGGTGGCCGTCTTTTTGAAGGGTACTCCTCTCATCCTACCAATCGCGCAGCAGAATAG
- a CDS encoding cytochrome c oxidase assembly protein: MHHNHHVHHTSLSDYSWYELYPPFIYVLAIVLALVYFRWIIRGKNGENLASGWQKAAMTAALVLMIIIKGTPVQVLGHNYLFSVHMVQMAVLYLMIAPLIILSVPEVRWSSWLSKESFLTRIFHFLTKPLIALLVFNTVFSLYHIPLVFDAAVSNPVIHYVYHALLLLTAFTMWWPVLCPVKDLDSLSDIKKIGYVFANGVLMTPACALIMFADFQLYETYRNVPQLYATMTPKEDQHVGGVTMKIFQEVVYAFVLGLIFFRWVKKERIRDKADLDMIKRQNNRLNPELK, from the coding sequence ATGCACCATAATCACCATGTTCATCATACTAGTTTGAGCGATTATAGCTGGTACGAACTATATCCGCCTTTTATATATGTTTTGGCAATTGTTCTTGCTTTAGTTTACTTCCGATGGATCATACGAGGGAAAAACGGGGAGAACTTAGCATCTGGATGGCAAAAAGCAGCTATGACAGCTGCATTAGTATTAATGATTATTATTAAAGGTACACCTGTTCAGGTATTAGGGCACAATTACTTATTTAGTGTACATATGGTACAGATGGCTGTACTATATTTAATGATTGCTCCACTCATAATTCTTTCGGTTCCCGAAGTAAGATGGAGCAGCTGGTTGAGTAAGGAATCTTTTTTAACTCGTATTTTTCATTTTCTAACAAAACCTCTAATTGCGTTACTCGTTTTTAATACCGTATTTTCTTTGTATCATATACCACTAGTGTTCGATGCGGCTGTTTCAAACCCAGTGATCCATTATGTTTATCATGCATTACTGCTTTTAACTGCATTTACGATGTGGTGGCCAGTACTTTGTCCGGTAAAAGATCTTGATTCTTTGTCGGACATTAAAAAAATTGGTTATGTGTTTGCCAATGGTGTATTAATGACACCTGCATGTGCTCTCATCATGTTTGCTGATTTTCAGCTATATGAAACGTACAGAAACGTTCCACAGTTATATGCTACGATGACTCCTAAGGAAGATCAGCATGTAGGCGGTGTTACGATGAAAATCTTCCAAGAAGTAGTATATGCTTTTGTTCTTGGTCTCATCTTTTTTAGATGGGTTAAAAAGGAACGTATTCGTGATAAAGCTGACTTAGATATGATAAAAAGACAAAACAACCGATTGAATCCTGAATTGAAATAA
- a CDS encoding cytochrome C oxidase subunit IV family protein, with protein MANHQQNPETTVHRHEEIQRKLALKEERKHHNVSFIMMILLTIVAFFAIWSDKISDSFAVLFILTLAVVQVFFQLYVWMHLSHKGHDFPIWGMASGILVAAITVASLMGLIWTS; from the coding sequence ATGGCTAATCACCAACAGAACCCTGAAACTACCGTTCATCGTCACGAGGAGATTCAGCGTAAACTTGCCTTGAAAGAGGAGCGTAAGCATCATAACGTTTCTTTTATCATGATGATTCTTTTAACGATCGTTGCGTTTTTTGCGATCTGGAGTGACAAAATCAGCGATTCGTTTGCTGTATTGTTTATTCTTACACTGGCAGTTGTTCAAGTTTTCTTCCAGCTATATGTTTGGATGCACTTAAGCCACAAAGGACATGACTTCCCAATCTGGGGGATGGCGAGTGGAATACTCGTTGCAGCTATTACAGTAGCATCCTTAATGGGACTAATTTGGACATCGTAA
- a CDS encoding cytochrome c oxidase subunit 3, with protein sequence MNAGERLTDANFPAHPEKATLEGKNKFLGFWLFLGGETVLFATLFGTYLGLRNMHLDGPSGAELFSLPLVFLATMLLLTSSLTSVYAVLSLKQNKVRSLQGWFLVTLLLGLGFLGLEIYEFIHYVHEGHTFTSSAFGSAFYTLVGFHGAHVLFGILWITTLLARNWNRGITLSNAPKYYLFALYWHFVDVVWVFIFTVVYLMGKVG encoded by the coding sequence ATGAATGCTGGAGAACGTTTAACAGATGCTAATTTCCCTGCTCATCCTGAAAAAGCTACCCTTGAAGGTAAAAATAAGTTTTTAGGATTCTGGCTGTTCCTTGGTGGAGAGACTGTTCTATTCGCAACACTTTTCGGAACATATCTTGGTCTAAGAAATATGCATTTAGATGGTCCATCTGGGGCAGAATTATTCTCACTGCCATTAGTATTTTTAGCTACGATGCTGCTACTAACAAGCTCACTAACGAGTGTGTATGCAGTACTTTCATTAAAACAAAACAAAGTACGTTCTTTGCAAGGCTGGTTCCTCGTAACATTATTATTAGGTCTTGGATTCCTAGGTTTAGAAATTTATGAATTCATACATTATGTTCATGAAGGGCATACATTTACTAGCTCTGCATTCGGTTCTGCTTTCTATACACTAGTTGGTTTCCACGGAGCCCACGTATTATTTGGGATACTTTGGATCACAACATTGCTAGCGAGAAACTGGAACAGAGGCATTACCTTATCTAATGCACCTAAGTATTACTTGTTTGCTTTATATTGGCACTTTGTCGATGTTGTATGGGTATTCATCTTTACAGTTGTTTATCTAATGGGAAAGGTAGGTTAA
- the ctaD gene encoding cytochrome c oxidase subunit I codes for MATHESHKKRSGLMDWLTTVDHKKIGILYLLAGGFFFLIGGLEAVLMRIQLMEPDSKIFTGELYNQLLTMHGTTMIFLAAMPIIFGFMNAIVPLQLGARDVAFPYVNAVGFWLFFFGGVLLNLSWFLGGAPEAGWTAYAPLSTVAEDTGVDFYVLGLQIAGAGTLAGGINFLVTIINMRAPGMTFMRMPLFTWASFVTSGLILFAFPALTVGFFLLMFERVFDANFFNPDMGGNILIWEHIFWIFGHPEVYILILPAFGIISEVISTFSNKRLFGYSAMVFATVLIGFLGFMVWVHHMFTVGLGPVANSIFAVATMAIAIPTGVKIFNWIFTMWGGQIRFSTAMLFAVGFVPTFVMGGVTGVMLSVPAADYQYHDSYFVVAHFHYVIVGGLILGLFSGLYYWYPRMFNRVLNETLGKWNFWLFFIGFHLTFFPQHWLGLMGMPRRVYTYMSGQELDGANFVSTIGAILMGAGTIVLLINIIISASSKYATTKDPWDGRTLEWAMPVPTPEYNFAQTPLVRGLDALYVEKTAGNGEMTPAEPVGEIHMPNGSILPFILSLGMFISGFGFIYANWIVAGAGLGLVLITMFLRSIIDDHGYHIHKEEVEADIKGGRA; via the coding sequence GTGGCAACTCACGAAAGTCACAAAAAGAGAAGTGGGTTAATGGATTGGCTCACTACCGTTGACCATAAAAAGATCGGTATTTTGTATCTTTTAGCAGGCGGGTTCTTCTTCTTAATCGGAGGACTTGAAGCTGTTTTAATGCGTATTCAATTAATGGAACCAGACAGCAAGATATTTACTGGTGAACTTTATAATCAATTATTAACGATGCATGGAACGACGATGATTTTCTTGGCAGCCATGCCGATCATCTTCGGATTCATGAACGCAATTGTTCCATTACAATTAGGAGCTCGTGACGTAGCGTTTCCATACGTAAACGCAGTCGGTTTTTGGTTATTCTTCTTCGGTGGAGTTCTATTAAACCTTAGCTGGTTCTTAGGTGGAGCACCAGAAGCTGGATGGACAGCTTATGCACCTCTATCAACCGTAGCTGAAGATACTGGGGTAGATTTCTATGTACTTGGTCTTCAGATCGCTGGGGCAGGTACACTTGCAGGGGGGATTAACTTCCTTGTAACGATCATTAACATGCGTGCACCAGGTATGACGTTTATGCGTATGCCATTGTTCACTTGGGCTTCATTTGTTACATCTGGACTTATCTTATTCGCATTCCCTGCACTTACAGTTGGATTCTTCCTTCTAATGTTTGAACGTGTATTTGATGCTAATTTCTTTAATCCAGATATGGGTGGTAACATTTTAATCTGGGAACACATTTTCTGGATCTTTGGTCACCCTGAAGTTTATATCTTGATTCTACCTGCTTTTGGTATTATCTCTGAAGTTATTTCTACATTCTCAAATAAGCGCTTGTTCGGTTACAGCGCGATGGTATTTGCGACAGTTCTAATCGGATTCTTAGGGTTCATGGTTTGGGTTCACCACATGTTTACAGTTGGTTTAGGACCTGTAGCAAACTCTATTTTTGCCGTAGCAACAATGGCAATCGCAATACCGACTGGCGTAAAGATCTTTAACTGGATCTTCACGATGTGGGGCGGACAAATCCGCTTTTCAACAGCAATGCTTTTTGCAGTAGGATTCGTACCAACTTTTGTAATGGGTGGGGTAACCGGGGTTATGCTTTCTGTTCCTGCGGCTGACTATCAGTACCACGATAGTTACTTTGTAGTAGCTCACTTCCACTATGTAATCGTAGGTGGTCTGATTTTAGGTTTATTCTCAGGGTTATACTATTGGTACCCAAGAATGTTTAACCGAGTTTTAAATGAAACACTTGGAAAATGGAATTTCTGGCTGTTCTTTATCGGGTTCCACTTAACGTTCTTCCCGCAGCACTGGTTAGGACTAATGGGTATGCCTAGACGTGTTTATACATATATGTCTGGACAAGAACTTGACGGAGCAAACTTTGTAAGTACGATCGGTGCCATTCTAATGGGTGCTGGAACAATTGTACTTTTAATCAACATCATTATTTCAGCATCATCTAAATATGCAACAACGAAAGATCCTTGGGATGGCCGTACGTTAGAGTGGGCTATGCCAGTTCCAACACCAGAATACAACTTTGCACAAACGCCACTTGTTCGTGGTCTTGATGCTTTGTATGTTGAGAAAACAGCTGGTAATGGAGAAATGACACCTGCAGAACCTGTAGGAGAAATTCACATGCCGAACGGTTCAATTCTTCCGTTTATTTTATCTCTAGGCATGTTCATTTCTGGATTTGGCTTCATCTATGCGAACTGGATCGTAGCAGGTGCTGGTTTAGGACTTGTATTGATTACGATGTTCCTGCGTTCAATTATTGATGATCATGGTTACCATATTCATAAAGAAGAAGTTGAAGCAGACATTAAAGGGGGTAGAGCTTAA
- the coxB gene encoding cytochrome c oxidase subunit II → MKKWLQKGRFLSLFAMLALLLMGCGDPTLSALIPQGEVADKQFQLMLISISIMILVLVVVFVLYAFVLLKFRKKKGDNSTPKQVEGNHMLELLWTVIPILLLIILAVPTVMRTFEFSADAKPASKNELSIKVTGHQYWWEFEYPKEELITSQELVLPADTRVHVELSSADVIHSFWIPSLAGKTDTNPGDKNKNYMWFETGSKTDVVYKGKCAELCGASHALMDFKVRVVSKEDYKNWVAGFKAADDKSSANANGQQVFEKNCLSCHAVGQNGGNTGPSLTGFGDKDRIAGILEHDKDNLKEWIKDPQEVKPGNSMPKVNLSDEEIDAVADYLLGLKLK, encoded by the coding sequence ATGAAAAAATGGCTACAAAAAGGGCGTTTTCTTTCCTTATTTGCCATGTTGGCTCTTCTTTTGATGGGGTGCGGAGATCCGACTCTATCGGCTTTAATTCCGCAAGGTGAAGTTGCTGACAAACAGTTCCAGCTGATGCTGATATCTATTAGTATTATGATTCTGGTGCTAGTGGTAGTTTTCGTTCTTTATGCATTCGTATTATTGAAGTTTAGAAAGAAAAAAGGTGATAACTCAACACCTAAGCAAGTGGAAGGTAACCACATGCTTGAATTATTATGGACAGTTATTCCGATTCTTTTGCTTATCATCCTAGCTGTTCCAACTGTAATGAGAACGTTTGAATTCTCTGCAGATGCTAAACCAGCGTCAAAGAATGAGTTAAGCATTAAAGTTACTGGACACCAATATTGGTGGGAGTTTGAGTATCCGAAAGAAGAACTTATTACATCTCAGGAGTTAGTATTGCCTGCAGATACAAGAGTACATGTTGAATTATCATCTGCTGATGTTATTCACTCTTTCTGGATTCCTTCACTTGCTGGAAAAACAGATACAAACCCTGGAGACAAGAACAAGAACTATATGTGGTTTGAAACTGGAAGCAAGACAGATGTTGTGTATAAAGGGAAATGTGCTGAGCTTTGTGGTGCATCTCATGCATTAATGGATTTTAAAGTAAGAGTAGTTTCAAAAGAAGACTATAAGAATTGGGTTGCGGGCTTTAAAGCGGCTGACGACAAATCTTCTGCTAATGCTAACGGACAACAAGTCTTTGAAAAGAACTGTTTATCTTGTCACGCTGTTGGACAAAACGGTGGTAATACAGGCCCTAGCTTAACTGGTTTCGGGGATAAAGACCGTATTGCAGGGATCTTAGAACATGACAAAGATAATCTGAAAGAATGGATCAAGGATCCTCAAGAAGTAAAACCAGGCAACAGCATGCCTAAGGTTAACCTTTCTGATGAGGAAATTGATGCAGTTGCAGATTACTTGTTAGGTCTTAAATTGAAATAG
- the cyoE gene encoding heme o synthase — MEPGPLSEANPTGTWKDFLTIAKLGIVMSNLITTFAGFFLALKYNDLLFSENIVTLILCVLGAALVIAGGCCLNNYIDRDIDQLMERTIERPTVTGRINPSQVLWVGIILSAIGTVMLAMTTLTAAVIGLIGLFVYVVVYTMWLKRTHSINTVVGGISGAVPPLIGWAAVDANLHWVAWILFLIMFLWQPPHFLALAMKRCEDYRNAGIPMLPVVSGFALTKRQMIWYVAALLPVSLYLFDFGVVYLILAAVLGTGWLILALSGLKTKDDIKWARMMFVYSLNYMTIMFVAMILVNI, encoded by the coding sequence ATGGAACCTGGACCGCTTTCAGAAGCGAACCCGACAGGCACCTGGAAAGATTTTTTGACCATTGCAAAACTTGGAATCGTTATGAGTAATCTAATCACGACATTTGCAGGATTTTTCTTGGCCTTAAAATATAATGATTTATTATTTTCAGAGAACATCGTTACCTTAATTCTTTGTGTATTAGGTGCAGCGTTAGTTATAGCAGGAGGCTGCTGTTTAAATAACTATATTGATAGAGATATTGATCAACTTATGGAAAGAACGATTGAACGTCCGACAGTGACTGGCAGAATCAATCCGAGTCAAGTATTATGGGTTGGTATTATTCTTTCCGCAATCGGAACAGTTATGCTTGCCATGACTACTCTAACCGCAGCTGTAATAGGACTGATTGGACTCTTTGTATATGTTGTTGTATATACGATGTGGCTAAAGCGCACCCACTCTATTAATACGGTTGTGGGAGGTATATCAGGAGCAGTTCCGCCGTTAATCGGCTGGGCCGCAGTAGACGCTAATCTGCACTGGGTTGCTTGGATCTTATTTTTAATCATGTTCTTATGGCAGCCGCCTCACTTCTTAGCTCTTGCTATGAAGCGCTGCGAGGATTATAGAAATGCTGGTATTCCTATGCTTCCGGTAGTATCCGGTTTTGCACTTACTAAACGTCAGATGATCTGGTATGTGGCGGCTTTGCTGCCAGTGTCTCTTTACCTGTTTGACTTTGGTGTTGTCTATTTAATCTTGGCTGCCGTGTTAGGAACGGGCTGGCTAATCTTAGCTCTTTCTGGGTTAAAGACAAAAGATGATATTAAGTGGGCTCGCATGATGTTCGTGTATTCTTTGAACTACATGACCATTATGTTTGTAGCCATGATTCTAGTAAACATATAG
- a CDS encoding COX15/CtaA family protein produces the protein MKRAYQIYSIITTFGMLLVLLMGAVVTKTDSGDGCGNSWPLCYGELLPTAPKLETIIEVSHRFVSAWLGILVIILAIWAWRREPHKKEIKILAGSAVFFIVLQGLLGAAAVIWSQSSAVLASHFGFSLVSFASVLLLAILSFEDRDRPFIAKVSPGFKKNIYWLFVYLYAVVYTGALVRHTGSSMGCGPEFPLCNGSVLAALGSQASIHLMHRIAAIVLFLWIAISWYHARKHYSDQKVVNKGFQFALLFVILQAVSGIMIVLSNLNLFVALSHGLIISFLFGTLSYLVLIVYRK, from the coding sequence TTGAAAAGAGCTTATCAAATCTATTCTATTATTACTACCTTTGGTATGCTGCTCGTTTTACTCATGGGAGCTGTTGTAACAAAAACTGATTCCGGTGATGGCTGCGGAAATTCTTGGCCACTCTGTTATGGAGAACTATTGCCAACAGCACCTAAACTTGAAACCATAATTGAAGTAAGTCACCGTTTTGTTTCTGCTTGGCTCGGAATCTTAGTTATTATACTGGCTATATGGGCTTGGAGACGAGAACCCCATAAAAAAGAAATTAAAATCCTAGCAGGTTCTGCAGTGTTCTTCATTGTCCTTCAAGGACTTTTAGGAGCAGCAGCTGTTATTTGGAGCCAGTCATCAGCCGTACTTGCTTCTCACTTTGGATTTTCACTAGTTTCGTTTGCAAGTGTGTTGCTGCTAGCGATTCTTTCATTCGAGGATCGGGACCGGCCTTTTATTGCTAAGGTATCACCAGGGTTTAAAAAGAATATCTACTGGTTATTTGTTTATTTGTACGCTGTTGTATACACAGGAGCTCTTGTAAGACATACCGGCTCGAGCATGGGCTGCGGTCCTGAGTTTCCTCTATGTAACGGTTCAGTACTCGCAGCATTAGGATCACAAGCTAGCATACATTTGATGCATAGAATCGCTGCTATCGTACTCTTCTTGTGGATTGCGATCTCTTGGTATCATGCAAGAAAGCATTACAGTGATCAAAAAGTGGTGAACAAAGGTTTTCAGTTTGCTTTGTTATTTGTCATATTGCAAGCTGTATCAGGGATTATGATTGTACTTTCAAACCTGAACTTGTTTGTAGCTTTATCACATGGTTTGATCATCTCTTTCCTGTTTGGTACGTTGAGCTATTTAGTATTAATTGTTTATCGGAAATAA